From the genome of Mycobacterium kansasii ATCC 12478:
GGCGCGGGGGCTGGGAACGCGACAAGCGCGGTCGACTGAGGCTGCGCGGAGGAGGCCGGCTGGCCAAGCTGCTGAAGATCTTCGCCAACCCCAAGATGCCGAGCCTCGCCGACTACTACGAGCCGTGGACGTACGACTACGAGAAGCTGATCACCGCCCCGCTGGGCGAGCAGATGCCGGTGGCGCCGCCGCGCAGCCTGATCAGCGGCAAGCCGATGAAGGTGTCGTGGTCGGCGAACTGGGACGACGACCTTGGGGGCTCACCGGAAATCGTGCCCGGCGACCCGGTGCTGCAACAAGTCAGCGAACGGGTGCGGTTGGAACTCGAGCAGGCATTCATGTTCTATCTGCCGCGGATCTGCGAGCACTGCCTGAACCCGTCGTGCGTGGCGTCCTGCCCGTCGGGTGCGATGTACAAACGCACCGAGGACGGGATCGTGCTCGTCGACCAGGATCGCTGCCGCGGCTGGCGGATGTGTGTGTCGGGTTGCCCGTACAAGAAGGTGTACTTCAACCACAAGACCGGTAAGGCGGAGAAGTGCACGATGTGCTATCCGCGCATCGAAGTGGGCCTGCCGACGGTGTGCTCGGAAACGTGCGTCGGACGGTTACGTTACCTCGGGTTGGTGCTCTACGACGTCGACCGGGTGCTGGAAGCCGCGTCGGTGGAGCGCGACGCCGATCTCTACCCTGCTCACCGGCGAATCCTGTTGAACCCCAACGACCCCGACGTGATCGCCGGTGCGCGCGCCGAGGGGATCCCCGACGAATGGATCGAGGCCGCCCAGCGCTCCCCGGTCTACGCGCTGATCAACACCTACCAGGTGGCGCTGCCGCTGCATCCGGAATTTCGCACGGTACCGATGGTTTGGTACATTCCGCCGCTGTCTCCGGTGGTCGACGCCATCGGCCGCGACGGCCACGACGGTGAGGACCTGGGCAACTTGTTCGGGGCGCTGGGGGCACTGCG
Proteins encoded in this window:
- the narH gene encoding nitrate reductase subunit beta is translated as MKVMAQLAMVMNLDKCIGCHTCSVTCKQAWTNRSGTEYVWFNNVETRPGQGYPRTYEDQTRWRGGWERDKRGRLRLRGGGRLAKLLKIFANPKMPSLADYYEPWTYDYEKLITAPLGEQMPVAPPRSLISGKPMKVSWSANWDDDLGGSPEIVPGDPVLQQVSERVRLELEQAFMFYLPRICEHCLNPSCVASCPSGAMYKRTEDGIVLVDQDRCRGWRMCVSGCPYKKVYFNHKTGKAEKCTMCYPRIEVGLPTVCSETCVGRLRYLGLVLYDVDRVLEAASVERDADLYPAHRRILLNPNDPDVIAGARAEGIPDEWIEAAQRSPVYALINTYQVALPLHPEFRTVPMVWYIPPLSPVVDAIGRDGHDGEDLGNLFGALGALRIPIEYLAGLFTAGDTTVVESVLRRLAAMRSYMRDINLGRPTQPHIPESVGMTEEQIYQMYRLLALAKYEERYVIPTAYELDGDAVEEAGCSLSFDGGPGMYGSGPFGEASGGPVPVAVETFHALRQRQTSEGMAANANQPSRVNLLNWDGRGVPPGMFPRGRRR